In Actinoplanes sp. NBC_00393, a single genomic region encodes these proteins:
- a CDS encoding TetR/AcrR family transcriptional regulator — protein MSDSAPKPDGRAARSRASRTRVARAATGLFIAGGYAGTSVGAIAKAAGVSEQSVYYLFGTKRAVLVAALDQAIAGDDEPIPTLQRDWVHDAVADPDPHGQIERQVAGVGEVLRRAAPLLDIVRNASTDPELAEVCATTIGHHQEVQRFFAEALAAKTALRCAVDAAADTAVALLSPETYLLLVDHLGWSHDRWCRWAVDCLTRTVID, from the coding sequence GTGAGTGACAGCGCACCGAAGCCGGACGGCCGCGCCGCCCGATCCCGGGCCAGCCGCACCCGGGTGGCCCGGGCCGCGACCGGCCTGTTCATCGCGGGCGGCTACGCCGGGACCAGCGTCGGCGCGATCGCCAAAGCAGCCGGGGTCAGCGAGCAATCGGTCTACTACCTGTTCGGCACGAAACGAGCCGTGCTCGTCGCCGCACTGGACCAGGCGATCGCCGGCGACGACGAGCCGATCCCCACGCTCCAACGGGACTGGGTGCACGACGCGGTCGCCGACCCGGACCCACACGGCCAGATCGAACGGCAGGTCGCGGGCGTCGGCGAGGTGCTACGACGGGCGGCGCCGCTGCTCGACATCGTGCGCAACGCGTCGACCGACCCGGAACTGGCAGAGGTCTGCGCCACCACGATCGGCCACCACCAGGAGGTGCAGCGCTTCTTCGCCGAGGCGCTCGCGGCCAAGACGGCGCTGCGCTGCGCAGTGGACGCGGCGGCGGACACCGCGGTGGCGCTACTCTCGCCGGAGACCTATCTGCTGCTGGTGGACCACCTGGGCTGGAGTCACGACCGGTGGTGCCGCTGGGCGGTGGACTGCCTGACCCGCACCGTGATCGATTGA
- a CDS encoding saccharopine dehydrogenase yields the protein MTTKRVLIIGGYGAVGREAASALVPHMEVQVAGRRPERARPVPGTTAVRLDLSREDPVLDGVDAVLMCAENGNARVAQAALERGIGYADISATPAVIDSIAQLHPARGTAVLSVGLAPGVTNLLARHIAARAPGSPIRIGVLLGSGERHGRAAVEWTVDGLGHSPGSWEANFPQPYGKRTVHDFPFAGMAGARAGLALDSRPTTALLGALNRPFVAGLLQRRPGLRRAAVQAFGAVHLGSDGFAVTVQAGAVTASFQGRRQSRATGLAAARVIRSLPDLPPGIHHIDQVIEPVPFLTALAGEGFEVQGLDAPTSGTGASRAESSTAREGGR from the coding sequence GTGACTACAAAAAGAGTGTTGATCATCGGTGGGTACGGCGCGGTCGGGCGGGAGGCGGCGTCCGCGCTCGTGCCGCACATGGAGGTCCAGGTCGCGGGCCGGCGTCCGGAACGCGCCCGGCCGGTGCCGGGCACCACGGCGGTACGCCTCGACCTGTCCCGCGAGGACCCGGTGCTCGACGGGGTCGACGCGGTGCTGATGTGCGCGGAGAACGGCAACGCCCGGGTGGCGCAGGCCGCGCTCGAGCGTGGCATCGGATACGCCGACATCTCCGCCACCCCGGCGGTCATCGACTCGATCGCCCAGCTCCACCCCGCCCGGGGAACAGCGGTGCTCAGCGTCGGCCTGGCACCGGGAGTCACGAACCTGCTGGCCCGGCACATCGCCGCCCGCGCGCCGGGTTCACCGATCCGGATCGGGGTGCTGCTCGGATCCGGCGAACGGCACGGCCGGGCCGCCGTCGAATGGACCGTCGACGGGCTCGGGCACTCCCCCGGCTCATGGGAGGCGAACTTCCCGCAGCCGTACGGAAAGCGGACCGTGCACGACTTCCCGTTCGCCGGGATGGCCGGCGCACGAGCCGGTCTCGCCCTCGACTCACGGCCGACGACGGCGCTGCTGGGAGCGTTGAACCGCCCGTTCGTCGCCGGTCTGCTGCAGCGGCGGCCGGGTTTGCGGCGCGCGGCGGTGCAGGCGTTCGGCGCGGTGCACCTGGGATCGGACGGCTTCGCGGTCACCGTGCAGGCCGGTGCGGTCACCGCGTCGTTCCAGGGCCGGCGGCAGAGCCGGGCCACCGGCCTGGCCGCCGCTCGCGTGATCCGGTCGCTGCCGGACCTGCCGCCCGGCATCCACCACATCGACCAGGTCATCGAGCCGGTGCCGTTCCTGACCGCACTGGCCGGCGAGGGATTCGAGGTGCAGGGCCTGGACGCGCCGACCTCCGGGACCGGCGCGTCCAGAGCCGAATCCTCTACCGCACGCGAAGGGGGCAGGTAG
- a CDS encoding family 43 glycosylhydrolase — MRRFIAVLAAALLLPVASPAAARPGARYQNPVSASFADTFADPVVIAGEDRHWYAYGTTDPLREGEGTPHRIPMARSGDLVNWTYVGDAFGPGQLPAYARPTAALWAPDVRKTGNRWVMYVTVTETEPDGASAIGVATAPTPTGPWTFAPQPAVPPRAAPGGGWWWTFDPAQLTTPDGTRYLYYGSYFGGIWVSRLSPDGLQTVGDATRVAIDNKFEGAYVVRRSGWYYLFASSANCCAGPTTGYSVSVGRSRSPLGPFVDRDGQSLNVSRAGGTPVIAPNGNRWVGTGHNGLITDRAGQDWFVYHAIDRADPYLDEPFGINERPMLLDRLDWIGGWPTVNAGAWASQTPQPAPGRRVGPVRPVPVPQPGRSLPAHSDEFTATGLGPAWQFVRPDAAVTVSGGRLRWPVQGADLTGDSNNAGVLLRDAPAGNWIAETKISLDLGEDTVRNFQQAGLIAYLDDDHFARLSTVAIWNTRQVEFGKEMPFAGSTSFGGTIAGTPGLTTTWLRLAHRVDAGGEHEYRAGVSRDGRTWTWGGVWTLPADTVARIGLIAHGGAEPPVTAEFDYLRFSRW, encoded by the coding sequence ATGCGCCGATTCATCGCTGTCCTCGCGGCGGCTCTGCTGCTGCCCGTTGCGTCACCGGCCGCGGCGCGGCCGGGCGCGCGCTATCAGAACCCGGTGTCGGCGAGCTTCGCGGACACCTTCGCCGATCCGGTGGTCATCGCCGGAGAGGACCGTCATTGGTACGCGTACGGCACCACGGACCCGCTGCGCGAAGGCGAAGGCACGCCGCACCGGATCCCGATGGCCCGCTCCGGCGACCTGGTCAACTGGACGTACGTGGGCGACGCCTTCGGCCCCGGCCAGCTGCCCGCCTACGCCCGGCCCACCGCCGCGCTGTGGGCGCCCGACGTGCGCAAGACCGGCAACCGGTGGGTCATGTACGTGACGGTCACCGAGACCGAACCCGACGGCGCCTCAGCGATCGGGGTGGCCACCGCACCCACCCCCACCGGCCCGTGGACGTTCGCCCCGCAACCCGCCGTGCCGCCGCGCGCCGCACCCGGCGGCGGCTGGTGGTGGACGTTCGACCCGGCGCAGCTGACCACCCCGGACGGCACCCGCTACCTGTACTACGGCAGCTACTTCGGCGGCATCTGGGTGTCCCGGCTCAGCCCGGACGGCCTGCAGACCGTCGGCGACGCCACCCGAGTGGCGATCGACAACAAGTTCGAGGGCGCGTACGTGGTGCGCCGCTCCGGCTGGTACTACCTGTTCGCGTCGTCGGCGAACTGCTGCGCCGGACCGACCACCGGCTACTCCGTGTCAGTGGGACGTTCCCGCAGCCCGCTCGGCCCGTTCGTGGACCGCGACGGCCAGTCCCTGAACGTGTCGCGGGCCGGCGGCACCCCGGTGATCGCCCCGAACGGCAACCGCTGGGTCGGCACCGGCCACAACGGCCTGATCACCGACCGCGCCGGGCAGGACTGGTTCGTTTACCACGCCATCGACCGGGCCGACCCGTACCTGGACGAGCCGTTCGGCATCAACGAGCGGCCCATGCTGCTGGACCGCCTCGACTGGATCGGCGGCTGGCCCACCGTGAACGCCGGCGCCTGGGCGTCGCAGACCCCGCAGCCCGCGCCGGGCCGCCGGGTCGGCCCGGTCCGGCCGGTTCCCGTGCCGCAGCCCGGCCGGTCGCTGCCCGCCCACTCCGACGAGTTCACCGCGACCGGTCTCGGCCCGGCGTGGCAGTTCGTGCGTCCCGACGCCGCAGTGACGGTGTCCGGCGGCCGGCTGCGCTGGCCGGTCCAGGGCGCCGACCTCACCGGCGACTCGAACAACGCCGGGGTGCTGCTGCGCGACGCACCCGCCGGGAACTGGATCGCCGAGACGAAGATCAGCCTCGACCTCGGTGAGGACACGGTCCGCAACTTCCAGCAGGCCGGGCTGATCGCCTACCTGGACGACGACCACTTCGCCCGGCTCTCGACGGTGGCGATCTGGAACACCCGGCAGGTTGAGTTCGGCAAGGAGATGCCGTTCGCGGGAAGCACCTCGTTCGGCGGGACCATTGCCGGCACCCCCGGCCTGACGACGACCTGGCTGCGGCTGGCGCACCGGGTCGACGCGGGCGGCGAACACGAGTACCGGGCCGGGGTCAGCCGTGACGGCCGTACCTGGACCTGGGGTGGGGTGTGGACGCTGCCCGCGGACACCGTTGCGCGGATCGGCCTGATCGCGCACGGCGGCGCCGAGCCGCCGGTCACCGCCGAGTTCGACTACCTACGGTTCTCCCGCTGGTGA
- a CDS encoding FtsX-like permease family protein, which produces MPTPAMLALARQTVRSSWRGYLGAFVALLFGVVLIAITVTLIGSVDATAGQPGVTAAQRAKLDDLAAVFGMMSAVSAFMALFVVGSTFGFVVAGRRRELGLLRLIGATPRQVRRLLLGEATVVAAAATTVGGLLGAALAPAVLWLVRAAGITTLDLKAPSPWTAWAVAASTGATVALLGVWRSSRRAARIAPGAALREAAVERTRPSIVQIAIATLCLGTLAATVAVAVAGDLPPLFAVLASILLPEAVVIGLMCVGPAVIPRLAALLARPFVGRDVAVRMARDEVRAAARTTAAIAAPVLAISAIAGSLLLALSFTADWTTALNRAQLHAPLVVEADNPAAAASAAADETVATADVRREASLRSDAGGREQVEIVDPAAASAARGLRAIRGSLDDLHGRAIAVSETWVSDAGTGLGDKLTVRIAGDRVRLRVVAVLPDAPDLYGDLVVADDLLPAAAGKATGTVFVIPRADAAATRDSLQRTLAGTDSRVLDADDWIDATGEQTRQGNNVGLVILLGPAGLYAAIAIVNATLIGASQRRRQGELVQLLGADPIQVRRAAVWQAVLTCGTGLLLGGAITVLLGWLVRRAISADLPAPLTIPWLPLLSIAATCVLLAVAAAAAGLRTRKEHGVTLTAVSPAAAGKA; this is translated from the coding sequence ATGCCCACCCCGGCGATGCTGGCCCTGGCCCGGCAGACGGTACGCAGCTCGTGGCGCGGCTACCTGGGCGCCTTCGTCGCGCTGCTGTTCGGCGTCGTCCTGATCGCCATCACCGTGACCCTCATCGGCTCCGTCGACGCCACCGCCGGGCAGCCCGGCGTCACCGCCGCCCAGCGGGCCAAACTCGACGACCTGGCCGCGGTGTTCGGCATGATGTCGGCGGTCTCCGCGTTCATGGCCCTGTTCGTGGTCGGCAGCACGTTCGGCTTCGTCGTGGCCGGGCGCCGGCGCGAACTCGGGCTGCTGCGCCTGATCGGCGCCACACCCCGGCAGGTGCGCCGGCTGCTGCTGGGCGAGGCCACCGTCGTGGCCGCCGCAGCCACCACGGTCGGTGGTCTGCTCGGCGCGGCACTGGCCCCGGCCGTGCTGTGGCTGGTCCGGGCCGCCGGGATCACCACACTCGATCTAAAGGCCCCGAGCCCGTGGACCGCCTGGGCGGTCGCCGCCTCCACCGGTGCGACGGTCGCCCTGCTCGGTGTCTGGCGCTCCTCGCGGCGCGCCGCCCGCATCGCCCCCGGCGCCGCCCTGCGCGAAGCCGCGGTCGAGCGGACCCGGCCCAGCATCGTCCAGATCGCCATCGCGACGCTGTGCCTCGGCACCCTCGCAGCGACCGTCGCCGTAGCCGTCGCCGGCGACCTGCCACCACTGTTCGCGGTGCTCGCCTCCATCCTGCTGCCCGAAGCGGTCGTGATCGGCCTGATGTGCGTCGGCCCGGCCGTCATCCCGCGGCTCGCCGCGCTGCTCGCCCGCCCGTTCGTCGGCCGCGACGTGGCGGTGCGGATGGCCCGCGACGAGGTGCGTGCCGCCGCGCGCACCACCGCCGCGATCGCCGCCCCGGTCCTGGCGATCTCGGCCATCGCCGGATCGCTGCTGCTGGCGCTCAGCTTCACCGCCGACTGGACGACCGCCCTGAACCGGGCCCAGCTGCACGCGCCGCTCGTCGTCGAGGCGGACAACCCGGCCGCGGCCGCGTCGGCGGCGGCCGACGAGACGGTCGCGACAGCCGACGTACGCCGGGAGGCCTCCCTGCGCAGCGATGCCGGCGGCCGGGAACAGGTCGAGATCGTCGACCCGGCTGCCGCGTCCGCCGCCCGGGGCCTGCGGGCGATCCGAGGTAGCCTCGACGACCTGCACGGACGGGCCATCGCGGTCAGCGAGACCTGGGTCAGCGACGCCGGGACCGGGCTGGGCGACAAGCTCACGGTCCGGATCGCCGGGGACCGGGTCCGGCTGCGGGTCGTCGCCGTCCTGCCCGACGCCCCCGATCTGTACGGCGACCTGGTCGTCGCCGACGATCTGCTGCCGGCCGCGGCCGGCAAGGCGACCGGGACCGTGTTCGTCATCCCGCGTGCTGACGCCGCCGCCACCCGCGACTCCCTGCAGCGCACCCTGGCCGGCACCGACAGCCGCGTCCTGGACGCCGACGACTGGATTGACGCAACCGGCGAGCAGACCCGGCAGGGCAACAACGTCGGCCTGGTCATCCTGTTGGGGCCGGCCGGGCTGTACGCGGCGATCGCGATCGTCAACGCCACCCTCATCGGCGCGTCCCAGCGGCGCCGGCAGGGGGAGCTGGTCCAGCTGCTCGGCGCGGACCCGATCCAGGTGCGGCGGGCCGCCGTCTGGCAGGCCGTCCTGACCTGCGGCACCGGCCTGCTACTGGGTGGGGCGATCACTGTGTTGCTCGGGTGGCTCGTACGCCGCGCCATCAGCGCCGACCTGCCGGCGCCGCTGACCATTCCCTGGCTGCCGCTGCTCAGTATCGCCGCCACCTGTGTGCTGCTCGCCGTGGCGGCGGCGGCCGCAGGTCTGCGCACGCGCAAGGAGCATGGCGTTACATTGACGGCGGTGTCTCCCGCTGCGGCCGGAAAGGCATAG
- a CDS encoding ABC transporter ATP-binding protein produces the protein MNQTSSAAVTLDGLTRTYRSRAGAVQALRGVTHVFPRGTFTAIMGPSGSGKSTLLQLAAGLDRPTAGRVIVGDTRLDTLNEMALTRFRRGSMAFVFQSYNLLDALSAFDNVALPARLAGRRVEKASVLEALAHVGLGEHAGRRPTELSGGQQQRVAIARALYGRPDVLFADEPTGALDRRTGHDVLELLRSLADRGQSVVMVTHDPVAAAYADGVLFLADGQIVGHLARADAGQIAATMTELER, from the coding sequence ATGAATCAGACATCCTCGGCGGCCGTCACGCTCGACGGCCTCACCCGGACCTACCGCTCGCGGGCCGGCGCGGTGCAGGCGCTGCGCGGCGTGACCCACGTGTTCCCGCGCGGCACCTTCACCGCGATCATGGGACCGTCCGGCTCCGGCAAATCCACCCTGCTGCAGCTGGCCGCCGGCCTCGACCGGCCGACCGCCGGGCGGGTGATCGTCGGCGACACCCGGCTCGACACCCTGAACGAGATGGCGCTGACCCGGTTCCGGCGCGGCTCGATGGCGTTCGTCTTCCAGTCCTACAACCTGCTCGACGCGCTCAGCGCGTTCGACAACGTCGCGCTGCCGGCCCGCCTGGCCGGGCGCCGGGTCGAGAAAGCGAGCGTGCTGGAAGCACTGGCCCACGTCGGTCTCGGCGAGCACGCCGGGCGCCGCCCGACGGAACTGTCCGGCGGCCAGCAGCAGCGGGTCGCGATCGCCCGGGCCCTGTACGGCCGGCCCGACGTCCTGTTCGCCGACGAACCCACCGGCGCCCTGGACCGCCGCACCGGCCACGACGTGCTCGAACTGCTGCGCTCGCTGGCCGACCGCGGGCAGAGCGTCGTCATGGTGACGCACGACCCGGTGGCCGCCGCGTACGCCGACGGTGTGCTGTTCCTCGCCGACGGCCAGATCGTCGGCCACCTGGCCCGCGCCGACGCCGGCCAGATCGCCGCCACGATGACCGAGCTGGAGCGCTGA
- a CDS encoding sensor histidine kinase: MSRFPDAWTAVRGRPTRFLLSAWPWRALAYVASTVPIGLAWLILLLVMLAVGGATVIVVAGLFVLAGIPVLARLAAASERRRLRLIFPGRPAHQPPDPQPGRVSWPETGVTVLLATVFWLVDAALLLLLLTVPGALLLAPVLVRRDRLDLAGWRVDTSGEAWMAAGAGLVALILLAYAITVLACGQAALVRHLLDPPEARLAEAVQQLRRSRSGLVDAFETERRRIERDLHDGVQQRLVALTMTLGSAELDLPDGPGLDLVREAHQQAEQALADLRTTIRGIHPQVLTDHGLAAAVHEIAGRFPVPVHLDLALHGRLPPAIEAAAYFFISENLTNVARHAGARSAQVHAWTEEHALIVSVVDDGSGGADPQAGTGLAGLRARLDALDGELHIASPAGGPTQVRMTCPIN; this comes from the coding sequence GTGAGTCGGTTCCCGGACGCCTGGACGGCCGTGCGGGGACGCCCGACACGGTTCCTGCTGTCAGCGTGGCCGTGGCGCGCACTGGCCTATGTGGCCAGCACGGTGCCGATCGGCCTGGCCTGGCTGATCCTGCTGCTGGTGATGCTCGCGGTGGGTGGCGCCACCGTCATCGTGGTCGCCGGGCTGTTCGTGCTCGCCGGCATCCCGGTCCTCGCCCGCCTGGCCGCCGCCAGTGAACGGCGACGGCTCCGGCTGATCTTCCCCGGGCGGCCGGCTCACCAGCCGCCCGATCCGCAGCCGGGCCGCGTGTCCTGGCCGGAGACCGGCGTCACGGTCCTGCTGGCGACCGTGTTCTGGCTGGTGGACGCCGCGTTGCTGCTGCTTCTTCTGACGGTTCCGGGCGCGCTGCTGCTCGCTCCGGTGCTGGTCCGGCGCGACCGGCTCGACCTCGCTGGGTGGCGTGTCGACACCAGCGGCGAGGCGTGGATGGCGGCAGGCGCCGGACTCGTCGCGCTCATCCTGCTGGCGTACGCGATCACCGTGCTCGCCTGCGGCCAGGCGGCCCTGGTCCGGCACCTGCTGGACCCGCCCGAGGCCCGGCTCGCCGAAGCCGTCCAGCAGCTGCGCCGATCCCGCAGCGGCCTGGTCGACGCATTCGAGACCGAACGGCGCCGCATCGAACGCGACCTGCACGACGGGGTCCAGCAGCGCCTCGTCGCGTTGACCATGACCCTGGGCAGCGCCGAACTCGACCTGCCCGACGGTCCCGGCCTCGACCTGGTCCGCGAGGCCCACCAGCAGGCCGAGCAGGCCCTCGCCGACCTGCGCACCACGATCCGGGGCATCCACCCGCAGGTGCTGACCGACCACGGTCTCGCCGCGGCCGTGCACGAGATCGCCGGGCGCTTCCCCGTCCCGGTCCACCTCGATCTCGCCCTCCACGGGCGGCTGCCGCCCGCGATCGAGGCCGCGGCCTACTTCTTCATCAGCGAGAACCTGACCAACGTGGCCCGTCACGCCGGGGCCCGGTCGGCGCAGGTCCACGCGTGGACCGAGGAGCACGCCCTGATCGTCTCCGTGGTCGACGACGGCAGCGGCGGCGCCGACCCGCAGGCCGGCACCGGTCTGGCCGGGCTGCGGGCCCGGCTCGACGCCCTCGACGGCGAACTGCACATCGCCAGCCCGGCAGGCGGCCCGACCCAGGTGAGGATGACGTGCCCGATCAACTGA
- a CDS encoding response regulator transcription factor, translated as MRIVVAEDAALLREGLVRILERAGHDVVAAVADAKELLTYAGNVRPDLVVTDIRMPPTHTDEGLRAAATIRAAHPGVAIMLLSAYVADAYVGELLESTPGGGIGYLLKDRVGHVRDFLDSIDRVAAGGTVIDAEVVRHLVGRRHADGPLAALTDREREVLALMAEGHTNNGIAGELFVSEAAVRKHIGNIFAKLPLDPASDRRVSAVLTYLRG; from the coding sequence CTGCGCATCGTGGTCGCCGAGGACGCCGCCCTGCTGCGCGAGGGCCTGGTGCGCATCCTGGAACGCGCCGGGCATGACGTGGTCGCGGCTGTCGCCGACGCGAAGGAGTTGCTGACGTACGCCGGCAACGTGCGCCCCGACCTCGTGGTCACCGACATCCGGATGCCGCCCACCCACACCGACGAAGGCCTGCGGGCGGCGGCGACCATCCGGGCCGCGCATCCCGGCGTCGCGATCATGCTGCTGTCCGCCTACGTCGCCGACGCCTACGTCGGTGAGCTGCTCGAGTCCACCCCGGGCGGCGGCATCGGCTACCTGCTCAAGGACCGGGTCGGGCACGTCCGCGACTTCCTCGACAGCATCGACCGGGTCGCTGCGGGCGGCACGGTCATCGACGCCGAGGTGGTGCGCCACCTGGTCGGCCGCCGGCACGCGGACGGCCCGCTCGCCGCCCTCACCGACCGGGAGCGTGAGGTTCTCGCGCTGATGGCCGAGGGCCACACCAACAACGGGATCGCCGGAGAGCTGTTCGTCAGCGAGGCGGCGGTACGCAAGCACATCGGCAACATCTTCGCCAAGCTGCCGCTGGACCCGGCCTCGGATCGCCGCGTCTCGGCCGTGCTCACCTATCTGCGCGGCTGA
- a CDS encoding cellulose-binding domain-containing protein, with protein sequence MLPRWRRTPVVAAALAATLTGTALTGMTTAQAAASGCRVTYTVGSQWGGGFNAEVAVTNLGDALTGWTLRWSFTAGQVVTQAWNAAATQSGAAVTAVNAAWNGNLSTNGTTTFGFNASWNNSSNPAPTGFTLNGVACTGATTPGPTASPTATPTTAPQTPPQRTVRAYWLRPTDVPYDQRYVDGIATVMREAQRYYRQELGKTFTLNNPVVEVVNGDHPRSWYENTPNGGECYWWVVFNMQQELLRKLALRAPDSRWINVGEISAEAPCSGGGGGGGWVILSGHDADGAAGINGPMNRWYGGMVHELGHAFGLPDSTSTDGTPMSASFYNYPNTHFSQAQKDRILNGPYGSFLS encoded by the coding sequence ATGCTCCCACGATGGCGCCGTACCCCGGTGGTCGCGGCCGCACTGGCCGCCACCCTTACCGGTACGGCACTCACCGGCATGACCACCGCACAGGCCGCCGCGTCCGGCTGCCGGGTCACCTACACCGTCGGCAGCCAGTGGGGCGGCGGCTTCAACGCCGAAGTCGCCGTCACCAACCTCGGCGACGCGCTCACCGGCTGGACCCTGCGGTGGTCGTTCACCGCCGGCCAGGTGGTGACCCAGGCCTGGAACGCCGCCGCCACCCAGAGCGGCGCCGCGGTCACCGCGGTCAACGCCGCCTGGAACGGCAACCTGTCGACCAACGGCACCACGACATTCGGCTTCAACGCCTCCTGGAACAACTCCAGCAACCCGGCGCCGACCGGCTTCACCCTCAACGGCGTCGCCTGCACCGGCGCCACCACACCGGGACCCACCGCCTCGCCGACGGCCACGCCCACCACCGCGCCGCAGACACCACCGCAGCGGACCGTACGCGCCTACTGGCTGCGGCCGACCGACGTGCCCTACGACCAGCGCTACGTCGACGGCATCGCGACTGTGATGCGCGAGGCCCAGCGCTACTACCGGCAGGAACTCGGCAAGACGTTCACCCTCAACAACCCGGTCGTCGAGGTCGTCAACGGCGACCACCCCCGATCCTGGTACGAGAACACCCCCAACGGCGGCGAGTGTTATTGGTGGGTCGTCTTCAACATGCAGCAGGAGCTGCTGCGCAAACTCGCCCTGCGCGCGCCGGACAGCCGCTGGATCAACGTCGGCGAGATCAGCGCCGAGGCGCCGTGCTCCGGCGGCGGGGGCGGCGGCGGCTGGGTGATCCTCAGTGGCCACGACGCGGACGGCGCCGCCGGGATCAACGGCCCGATGAACCGCTGGTACGGCGGGATGGTCCACGAGCTCGGCCACGCTTTCGGGCTGCCCGACTCGACGTCGACCGACGGCACCCCGATGTCCGCGTCCTTCTACAACTATCCGAACACGCACTTCAGCCAGGCCCAGAAGGACCGGATCCTCAACGGCCCGTACGGGAGCTTCCTGTCGTGA
- a CDS encoding GlxA family transcriptional regulator — translation MPTLRIAVYAFDGITMFHLSVPQLVFDEVARQGLGDWQTVLFAERAGSIRTAEGYTLGEVRGLEAAEDADIVVVPSWFEDGRAAGPALRRTLTAAHGRGATVAGLCLGAVAVADTGLLARRTAVTHWQAVDMLAARHPDVDLDASVLYIDHGDVLTSAGTASAIDACLHLVRGRLGAAAANRVARSLVVAPHREGGQAQYIERPLPPHSADDPIAGVLEWALRHLADDLTVERLAGVAHLSRRTFIRAFQASTGVTPAAWVRQQRLDEARRLLESTDLSIDQVAAACGFGSTVTLRQAFAAAFDTTPSEYRRRFAITTGSSRTGR, via the coding sequence GTGCCAACACTGCGCATCGCCGTCTACGCCTTCGACGGCATCACGATGTTCCACCTGTCCGTGCCGCAGCTCGTCTTCGACGAGGTCGCCCGGCAGGGCCTGGGTGACTGGCAGACGGTGTTGTTCGCCGAGCGCGCCGGTTCGATCCGCACCGCGGAGGGCTACACGCTCGGCGAGGTGCGCGGCCTGGAAGCGGCAGAGGACGCCGACATCGTCGTGGTGCCGTCCTGGTTCGAGGACGGCCGTGCCGCCGGCCCGGCGCTGCGGCGAACCCTGACCGCGGCGCACGGCCGCGGCGCGACGGTGGCCGGGCTGTGCCTCGGCGCCGTCGCCGTCGCGGACACGGGCCTGCTGGCACGGCGTACGGCGGTCACGCACTGGCAGGCCGTCGACATGCTCGCCGCCCGGCATCCCGACGTCGACCTGGACGCCTCGGTGCTCTATATCGACCACGGCGACGTGCTCACCTCCGCCGGGACGGCGTCGGCGATCGACGCCTGCCTGCACCTGGTCCGCGGCCGGCTCGGCGCGGCAGCCGCCAACCGGGTGGCCCGCTCCCTGGTGGTCGCCCCGCACCGTGAGGGCGGGCAGGCGCAGTACATCGAACGCCCGCTGCCGCCGCACTCCGCCGACGACCCGATCGCCGGGGTGCTGGAATGGGCGCTGCGGCACCTCGCCGACGACCTCACCGTCGAACGGCTGGCCGGCGTCGCGCACCTGAGCCGGCGCACCTTCATCCGCGCGTTCCAGGCGTCCACCGGCGTCACCCCGGCCGCCTGGGTCCGCCAGCAGCGCCTGGACGAGGCCCGCCGCCTGCTGGAGTCGACCGACCTGTCGATCGATCAGGTCGCCGCCGCCTGCGGGTTCGGCAGCACGGTCACGCTGCGGCAGGCGTTCGCCGCAGCGTTCGACACCACGCCATCGGAGTACCGGCGGCGTTTCGCGATCACGACAGGAAGCTCCCGTACGGGCCGTTGA
- a CDS encoding isochorismatase family protein, translating into MTTPRRALILVDVQQVYFGGPLEIQYPPHAASLPQITRAIDAATAAGVPVVAVQHTMGDDAPLFNPTQPDFQLHPEVESRRTPEWKSVVKQYGTVFAGTDLLAWLREHEIDTITLVGYMTNNCVLASAAEAETHGLTAEVLSDATGAINVANDAGFVDAKTLHTTLMALFNSNFAAVADTATWSAAASAGQPLPKPDLGASAVTGAQRAGS; encoded by the coding sequence ATGACCACGCCCCGGCGCGCACTCATCCTCGTCGACGTGCAGCAGGTGTATTTCGGCGGCCCGCTGGAGATCCAGTACCCGCCGCACGCCGCCTCGCTGCCGCAGATCACCCGCGCCATCGACGCGGCCACCGCGGCGGGTGTTCCGGTCGTCGCGGTGCAGCACACGATGGGCGACGACGCTCCCCTGTTCAATCCCACCCAGCCCGACTTCCAGCTGCACCCCGAGGTGGAGAGCCGCCGCACGCCCGAGTGGAAGTCCGTGGTCAAGCAGTACGGCACGGTGTTCGCCGGCACCGACCTGCTCGCCTGGCTGCGCGAACACGAGATCGACACCATCACCCTGGTCGGCTACATGACCAACAACTGTGTGCTGGCCTCGGCCGCCGAGGCGGAGACCCACGGGCTGACCGCCGAGGTCCTCTCCGACGCCACCGGCGCGATCAACGTCGCCAACGACGCCGGCTTCGTCGACGCCAAGACGCTCCACACCACGCTGATGGCGCTGTTCAACTCCAACTTCGCCGCCGTCGCCGACACGGCGACCTGGTCGGCTGCGGCCTCCGCCGGGCAGCCGCTGCCCAAGCCCGACCTGGGCGCCTCCGCGGTGACCGGCGCACAGCGGGCCGGGTCATAG